In Aliarcobacter faecis, a genomic segment contains:
- a CDS encoding flagellar hook-basal body complex protein, with protein sequence MIGALWNGMSGIVSYEKGLNVESNNAANISTVGHKKDLITFEDALYTYGYGKGVNTQTISKQFEQGNLKPTNSNIDVGIDGKGFFIVQDKNGQNFYTRAGNFIQAEDGFLKTQDNLNVMGLTPQQKRVISSNPSETIFTDEYMKNLSSITINSNSVAYNINSRATNYINSAKSDDEVLSGDNYKTSSSKINDVDALLYDYSDKLKLFQTNPNTESDFSINQISKVDYSKVLNDLQDENDFISLSIDNNVIRQNFDTDIETTLKKLSDQISNLKGFSSTVDTSTGVFTIENLVMGKEFRVYDAIVNDNISLSEVSTTKIQEAKQGSGLGMVESARDALKKALERADAKFLEVTNILSYGINAGFDNSGLNTRLDALTLVQDAKGDINISDDGFVFVSVEGNNFLVGRIGTANFKNEVGLKAEGNNLYSSTKESGPATNADSTNKLVSKYLENANVNMADTLSMLMIYQKAFESNSKSITTSDEFLQTAINMIK encoded by the coding sequence ATGATAGGAGCTTTATGGAATGGAATGTCTGGAATTGTAAGTTATGAAAAAGGACTTAATGTTGAGTCTAATAACGCTGCAAATATAAGTACAGTTGGACACAAAAAAGATTTAATAACTTTTGAAGATGCTCTATATACATATGGCTATGGAAAAGGTGTGAATACACAAACTATTTCAAAACAGTTTGAACAAGGAAATTTAAAACCAACAAATTCAAATATTGATGTAGGAATAGATGGGAAAGGATTTTTTATAGTTCAAGATAAAAATGGACAAAATTTTTATACTAGGGCTGGAAATTTTATTCAAGCAGAAGATGGATTTTTAAAGACTCAAGATAATTTAAATGTTATGGGACTTACTCCTCAACAAAAAAGGGTAATCTCCTCAAACCCTAGTGAAACTATTTTTACAGATGAGTATATGAAGAATCTTAGTTCTATAACAATAAATTCAAATAGTGTTGCTTATAATATAAATTCTAGAGCAACAAATTATATAAATAGTGCAAAAAGTGATGATGAAGTTTTAAGTGGAGATAATTATAAAACTTCTAGCTCAAAAATAAATGATGTAGATGCTCTTTTATATGATTATAGTGATAAGTTAAAACTTTTTCAAACAAATCCAAATACAGAATCAGATTTCTCAATAAATCAAATATCTAAAGTAGATTATTCAAAAGTTTTAAATGATTTACAAGATGAAAATGATTTTATAAGCCTTAGCATAGATAATAATGTAATTAGACAAAATTTTGATACAGATATAGAGACAACATTAAAAAAATTATCAGACCAGATTTCAAATCTTAAAGGGTTTTCTTCAACTGTAGATACATCAACAGGTGTTTTTACTATTGAAAATCTTGTTATGGGTAAAGAGTTTAGAGTTTATGATGCAATAGTAAATGATAATATAAGTTTAAGTGAAGTTAGCACTACAAAAATACAAGAAGCGAAACAAGGAAGTGGTTTAGGAATGGTTGAATCTGCTAGAGATGCTTTAAAAAAAGCTCTTGAAAGAGCAGATGCAAAGTTTTTAGAAGTTACAAATATTTTATCCTATGGTATAAATGCTGGATTTGATAATAGTGGACTAAATACAAGATTAGATGCTTTAACTTTAGTTCAAGATGCAAAAGGTGATATAAATATAAGTGATGATGGCTTTGTTTTTGTAAGTGTAGAAGGAAATAATTTTTTAGTTGGGCGAATAGGAACTGCAAATTTTAAGAATGAAGTTGGATTAAAAGCTGAAGGAAATAATTTATATTCATCTACAAAAGAGTCAGGACCTGCAACAAATGCAGATAGTACAAATAAATTAGTATCAAAATATTTAGAAAATGCAAATGTAAATATGGCTGATACCTTAAGTATGTTAATGATTTATCAAAAAGCTTTTGAATCAAATTCAAAATCAATTACAACATCTGATGAGTTTTTACAAACGGCTATTAATATGATTAAATAA
- a CDS encoding flagellar hook-basal body complex protein: MIGALWTGVSGLSSQQKALDNESNNIANVNTVGYKSSRISFADQMYQSKIGKGSIVQDAEKIYTQGSTKITGVEYDMMLEGDGFFTVINKNSLGTAETFYTRAGNFRMGDNGTLQDAGGNEVQGWIMQPIDTQKNVTSTNPNTSVFTNEYNKMLGSKIIRHGTYVETVTAKSTDYNTTAKSDSTTVFSGDGAKSKSSKVSDIEEAIKNYTAWLQKLQEEPDGPSSNSIAQVSQIDFKSGTDSIIGNDGSQIKVVINGQTISQNFILTNSTQGFREELWNELIDKGTDPNTEGLVDPTGTLTPAQIAAYDKAAGKIETYKALADQISSKLPVEATMAIDGGESGAFNINETYKTSTYLGDMMKGIIQIKSLIPGQEFKITEVSESSAGQVVQGNYQSTSLASQGSGIAAVNTAKDALSRLISGKQQDVYTPTDLGIDTNTAFEYSITIYDKELGMNIPIPNDNGNPPVADPVDVSGGSIDQIIALINADPNLSKYVEARYVNGNLVIQTRDDNYDVEFSGNLMSGTTPIEVNKNYSGREGAGAEFLEIKTIVDQTASQGSIQLRLDTLNISDSPFGTFSVDSTGLITMKQDGAEFAIGQVAIARFNNNRGLEAQGNNLFAKTTESGDPIYNLNNNKTAEVRGGALELSNADLSDSLVNLMIFQRAFEANAKSITTADELLNTLINLKR, translated from the coding sequence ATGATAGGCGCATTATGGACAGGGGTATCAGGATTATCATCACAACAAAAAGCATTAGATAATGAATCAAATAATATAGCAAACGTAAATACAGTAGGATATAAATCATCAAGAATATCATTTGCAGATCAGATGTATCAAAGTAAAATAGGGAAGGGATCTATAGTACAAGATGCAGAGAAGATATATACTCAAGGTAGCACAAAAATAACAGGAGTAGAGTATGATATGATGCTAGAAGGAGATGGATTTTTTACAGTAATAAATAAGAATAGCTTAGGAACAGCAGAGACATTTTATACAAGAGCAGGTAATTTCCGTATGGGAGATAATGGAACATTACAAGATGCAGGAGGGAATGAAGTACAAGGTTGGATTATGCAACCAATAGATACACAAAAGAATGTAACAAGTACAAACCCAAATACAAGTGTGTTCACAAATGAATATAATAAAATGTTAGGTTCAAAGATAATAAGACATGGGACATATGTAGAGACAGTAACAGCAAAATCAACAGATTATAATACAACAGCAAAAAGTGATTCAACAACAGTGTTTAGCGGAGATGGAGCGAAAAGTAAATCATCAAAAGTATCAGATATAGAAGAAGCAATAAAGAATTATACAGCATGGCTTCAAAAACTACAAGAAGAGCCAGATGGACCATCATCAAACTCAATAGCACAAGTATCACAAATAGATTTTAAATCGGGGACAGACTCTATAATAGGGAATGATGGGAGCCAAATAAAAGTAGTAATAAATGGACAAACAATATCACAGAACTTTATATTGACAAACTCAACACAAGGGTTTAGAGAGGAGTTGTGGAATGAATTAATCGATAAAGGAACAGATCCTAATACAGAAGGATTAGTAGATCCAACAGGGACATTAACTCCAGCACAAATAGCAGCATATGATAAAGCAGCAGGGAAAATAGAGACATATAAAGCATTAGCAGATCAGATATCAAGTAAATTGCCAGTAGAAGCAACAATGGCAATAGACGGAGGGGAATCAGGAGCATTTAATATAAATGAGACATATAAGACATCAACATATCTAGGGGATATGATGAAAGGGATAATACAAATAAAATCATTAATCCCAGGACAAGAGTTTAAAATAACAGAAGTATCGGAATCAAGTGCAGGACAAGTAGTACAAGGGAACTATCAATCAACATCATTAGCATCACAAGGGTCAGGGATAGCAGCAGTAAATACAGCAAAAGATGCATTATCAAGATTGATTAGTGGTAAGCAACAAGATGTTTATACTCCTACTGATTTGGGGATTGATACAAATACAGCTTTTGAATATTCAATTACAATTTATGATAAAGAGTTAGGAATGAATATTCCAATTCCAAATGATAATGGAAATCCTCCAGTTGCAGATCCTGTGGATGTTTCTGGTGGAAGTATTGATCAGATTATTGCTCTAATAAATGCAGATCCTAACCTATCAAAATATGTTGAAGCTAGATATGTGAATGGAAATTTAGTAATTCAAACAAGAGATGATAACTATGATGTTGAATTTAGTGGAAATTTAATGTCAGGAACAACTCCAATAGAAGTAAATAAGAATTATTCAGGAAGAGAGGGAGCAGGGGCTGAATTTTTAGAGATAAAAACAATAGTAGATCAAACAGCATCACAAGGAAGTATTCAATTAAGACTAGATACTTTAAATATATCTGATTCTCCATTTGGTACATTTTCTGTAGATAGTACAGGGTTAATTACTATGAAACAAGATGGAGCAGAGTTTGCAATAGGGCAAGTAGCAATAGCAAGATTTAATAATAATAGAGGATTAGAGGCACAAGGAAATAACCTTTTTGCAAAAACAACAGAATCAGGTGATCCAATTTATAATTTAAATAATAATAAAACAGCAGAAGTAAGAGGTGGAGCACTAGAGCTTTCAAATGCAGATTTAAGTGATAGCTTAGTAAATCTTATGATATTTCAAAGAGCATTTGAAGCAAATGCAAAATCTATTACAACAGCAGATGAGTTATTAAATACTCTTATTAATTTAAAGAGATAG
- a CDS encoding tetratricopeptide repeat protein, with product MKFIYKIVLSFFFFINILYANNDLIESQPEILFQFEKLKKSQENLALQVDFNKAVLHLNKKEYEEAIRLFLKTAKILEVPSYLNMGIAYFKLNHIDKAILYLNKIYENENISKTQSFSYLSACYYLYQISKDNKYLDTIVRVARKDKNLSSHSKRMLADTYVILKDYEAALEVLNTIDFNVDLKKALLNIKLKNYEKASLLLNQAKEKTQNPNTIDKILWISSFVDLKLNRLDKLKETLDQINSRRLTFKANLELPLEMYFNQSKFTSNEYLNSVLTFDNDRKVDFLFYFAPFVFSDSQEIIYDSIKGFIYNDKDNILNLEGMVEYNAKFLALVKGDPILRVVKLKEMLKDDTKSYIYYNLALSYAQINDYNNAYKYFEKAYKLNPGNKLYLALYLVSANKINATIKDKEYIENSMKSNSGMYNYFGKEVYKQFINSQFVFNDGAENFENTIFFQALDFLKAMNDKKNLVAHPLLNEYIKDPLTLLIRLVQRKPKESDFDYYARLQDTIPLTLNNYFLEGPLVVTKYYMDILKSLGIFNKADMKIIGGKSPSYLRTKAIRDLHYNLPNETIKTLEYLQNEYNLEDKYTMYLIVAALLEAGRYNDASIQITLIKSLLNDQDADFLTAIQLIQDLKIFSAKQFLNKPYLDSLIDFRLVGFDEYLESL from the coding sequence ATGAAATTTATATATAAAATAGTTCTAAGTTTTTTTTTCTTTATAAATATTTTATATGCAAATAATGATTTAATAGAGTCTCAACCTGAGATTTTGTTTCAGTTTGAGAAATTAAAAAAATCTCAAGAAAATTTAGCTTTACAAGTGGATTTTAATAAAGCTGTTTTACACTTAAATAAAAAAGAGTATGAAGAGGCTATTCGGCTTTTTTTAAAAACTGCAAAAATTCTTGAAGTACCCTCTTATTTAAATATGGGAATTGCATATTTTAAACTAAATCATATAGATAAAGCGATTTTATACCTTAATAAGATTTATGAAAATGAAAATATTTCAAAGACTCAAAGCTTCTCTTATTTATCGGCTTGTTATTATCTTTACCAAATTTCAAAAGATAATAAGTATTTAGATACTATAGTAAGAGTTGCAAGAAAAGATAAAAATTTATCAAGTCATTCAAAAAGAATGCTAGCAGATACTTATGTAATTTTAAAGGATTATGAAGCTGCTTTAGAAGTTTTAAATACAATTGATTTTAATGTTGATTTAAAAAAGGCACTTTTAAATATAAAGTTAAAAAATTATGAAAAAGCATCTTTACTATTAAATCAAGCAAAAGAGAAGACTCAAAACCCAAATACAATTGATAAGATATTGTGGATTAGTTCTTTTGTTGATTTAAAATTAAATAGGCTTGATAAATTAAAAGAGACTTTAGACCAGATTAATAGTAGAAGATTAACTTTTAAAGCAAATTTGGAGTTACCTTTGGAGATGTATTTTAATCAAAGTAAATTTACATCAAATGAATATTTGAACTCTGTTTTAACTTTTGATAATGATAGAAAAGTTGATTTCCTTTTCTACTTTGCCCCTTTCGTATTTTCTGATTCTCAGGAGATTATTTATGATAGTATAAAGGGATTTATATATAATGATAAGGATAATATTTTAAATTTAGAGGGAATGGTTGAGTATAATGCAAAATTTTTAGCTTTAGTAAAAGGTGATCCCATCTTAAGAGTTGTAAAGTTAAAAGAGATGTTAAAAGATGATACAAAATCATATATTTATTATAATTTAGCTCTTTCATATGCTCAAATAAATGATTATAATAATGCTTACAAATATTTTGAAAAAGCATATAAACTTAATCCAGGAAATAAATTATATTTAGCACTTTATTTAGTATCTGCTAATAAAATAAATGCAACAATAAAAGACAAAGAATATATAGAAAATTCTATGAAATCAAATAGTGGAATGTATAATTATTTTGGAAAAGAGGTTTATAAACAATTTATAAACTCCCAATTTGTTTTTAATGATGGGGCAGAAAATTTTGAAAATACAATTTTTTTCCAAGCATTAGATTTTTTAAAAGCTATGAATGATAAAAAAAATTTAGTTGCACATCCACTTTTAAATGAGTATATAAAAGACCCCCTTACTCTTTTAATAAGACTTGTTCAAAGAAAACCAAAAGAGAGTGATTTTGATTATTACGCAAGGCTTCAAGATACAATACCACTTACGCTAAATAACTATTTTTTAGAAGGACCTTTGGTAGTTACAAAATATTATATGGATATTTTGAAATCTTTGGGAATATTTAATAAGGCAGATATGAAAATAATTGGGGGAAAATCTCCTTCTTATTTAAGAACAAAAGCTATTAGAGATCTACATTACAATCTTCCAAATGAGACAATTAAAACTTTGGAATATTTACAAAATGAGTATAATTTAGAAGATAAATATACTATGTATTTAATTGTTGCTGCTTTACTTGAGGCAGGAAGATATAATGATGCTTCTATTCAAATAACGCTTATAAAATCACTTTTAAATGACCAAGATGCAGATTTCTTAACTGCAATACAACTTATTCAAGATTTAAAAATTTTTAGTGCAAAACAGTTTTTAAATAAACCATATTTAGACTCTTTAATTGATTTTAGATTAGTTGGATTTGATGAGTATTTAGAATCTTTATAA
- a CDS encoding flagellin, translated as MQIGKIASIDNAKENVIEKSQKVQEIKTETKLIDKDEYKKGISEKVADKNEVILDNIMFGYNKESKDFFVKVTRGDIERKFPTEDMMRLKAYLLEELEKNNI; from the coding sequence ATGCAAATTGGGAAGATAGCATCTATAGATAATGCAAAAGAAAATGTAATAGAAAAAAGTCAAAAAGTACAAGAGATAAAAACAGAGACAAAACTTATTGACAAAGATGAGTATAAAAAAGGTATATCAGAAAAAGTAGCTGATAAAAATGAGGTTATTTTAGACAATATTATGTTTGGTTATAACAAAGAATCAAAAGATTTTTTTGTAAAAGTAACTAGAGGTGATATTGAAAGAAAATTTCCAACAGAGGATATGATGAGATTAAAAGCATATTTACTAGAAGAGCTTGAAAAAAATAATATATAA
- a CDS encoding FliM/FliN family flagellar motor switch protein, producing MASDLSNILKEELSNTLEQLLGKKAKVSNINPFEISNFEGQQVIFCETKFDFKNISSFIKFFIPTKSATNFEFLMLGGMGDLKDNLDDETLDALNEIVSNVCGSFCTVTNAQGFSDIGSIKFEIKNKDISELNIVPKSNSFDFIMDLEGSNYSIIISFEDEISPYFSQITGASSKAIVEEEPKIKAPVHTLAPTHNSIPYVSKNLELLQNVKLKLSVRLGTKVVLLKDILRWDVGEIIELEQMVNEPLEVLVNGVKIGEGEAVIVEGKFGLKIKRIGNEELKLAQIGL from the coding sequence TTGGCATCAGATTTATCAAATATCTTAAAAGAAGAGTTATCAAATACTTTAGAACAATTATTGGGTAAAAAAGCAAAAGTTAGTAATATTAATCCTTTTGAAATTTCAAATTTTGAAGGGCAACAAGTAATATTTTGTGAAACAAAATTTGATTTTAAAAATATTTCATCTTTTATAAAGTTTTTTATTCCAACAAAAAGTGCAACAAACTTTGAATTTTTAATGCTAGGTGGAATGGGAGATTTAAAAGATAATTTAGATGATGAGACTTTAGATGCCCTAAATGAAATAGTTTCAAATGTTTGTGGAAGTTTTTGTACAGTTACAAATGCACAAGGATTTTCTGATATTGGAAGTATAAAATTTGAGATAAAAAATAAAGATATTAGTGAATTAAATATAGTTCCTAAGTCAAATAGTTTTGATTTTATTATGGATTTAGAGGGTTCAAATTATTCTATAATAATATCTTTTGAAGATGAAATTTCTCCATATTTTTCACAAATTACAGGAGCTTCTTCTAAAGCTATAGTAGAAGAAGAACCAAAAATAAAAGCACCTGTTCATACACTAGCACCAACTCATAATTCAATCCCTTATGTTTCAAAAAATCTTGAACTTTTGCAAAATGTAAAATTAAAACTAAGTGTAAGGTTGGGAACGAAAGTAGTTTTACTAAAAGATATTTTAAGATGGGATGTTGGAGAGATTATAGAGTTAGAACAGATGGTAAATGAGCCTTTAGAAGTTTTAGTAAATGGTGTAAAAATAGGGGAAGGTGAAGCTGTGATTGTTGAAGGTAAATTTGGTTTAAAGATTAAAAGAATTGGAAATGAAGAGTTAAAACTTGCTCAAATAGGATTGTGA
- a CDS encoding rod-binding protein yields MEINSNNLINKDILNTKKFDDLKTDGIDDEKKLREISNDFESFFINQIMDVSLRNTNIAGEEAGSDIVKSMYIQAISDASSGTFGISDMLFEFLSKNNK; encoded by the coding sequence ATGGAAATAAATAGTAATAATTTAATTAATAAAGACATTTTAAATACTAAGAAATTTGATGATTTAAAAACTGATGGCATAGATGATGAGAAAAAACTAAGAGAGATTAGTAATGATTTTGAGTCATTTTTTATAAATCAAATTATGGATGTATCTTTAAGAAATACAAATATAGCAGGAGAAGAAGCAGGAAGTGATATTGTAAAAAGTATGTATATTCAAGCTATTTCTGATGCCTCTTCTGGAACTTTTGGAATTAGTGATATGTTGTTTGAATTTTTAAGTAAGAATAATAAATAA
- the flhF gene encoding flagellar biosynthesis protein FlhF, which translates to MNMLSFLGETPTIALGLAQKECGEDAIVLSTKKVSNALENGQDMYEIVVAVEDNFKKKEIKDKPVISKKSVETYGGGKVYDFKEEILKMQSALEQVQKSIWNPKSQLYDLTIPPEFASMYNIFEQNEFDAEMTYTIMKKTIKQLPLAFKSNPKKIDDFFRLILRRVIPIKHEVPLRKFQRKVIMMVGPTGVGKTTTISKLAARYAYKLGQNYKVGVITLDSYRVGAIEQLQAYTNIMRLPLEIVRNPEDFSEALLRLKDCNYIFIDTAGSSQYDIDKIELINEYQKRVEELNIEKILVLPANVKYSDLLEIYKTYTRLGIDYLTFTKLDETKSFGNLISFSHKTKKSITYFSIGQNVPDDLIVSDSNFLIDCFMNNRCIRR; encoded by the coding sequence ATGAATATGCTCTCTTTCTTAGGAGAAACACCTACAATTGCACTAGGACTTGCACAAAAAGAGTGTGGAGAAGATGCTATAGTGTTATCAACAAAAAAGGTATCAAATGCTCTGGAGAATGGGCAAGATATGTATGAAATAGTTGTTGCAGTTGAAGATAATTTTAAGAAAAAAGAGATAAAAGATAAGCCAGTAATTAGTAAAAAAAGTGTCGAAACTTATGGTGGTGGGAAAGTATACGATTTTAAAGAAGAGATTTTAAAAATGCAATCAGCTTTAGAGCAGGTTCAAAAATCTATTTGGAATCCAAAAAGTCAACTTTATGATTTGACAATTCCTCCTGAATTTGCATCTATGTATAATATTTTTGAGCAAAATGAGTTTGATGCTGAGATGACTTATACAATTATGAAAAAGACTATAAAACAACTTCCTTTAGCTTTTAAATCAAATCCAAAGAAAATAGATGATTTTTTTAGATTAATTTTACGAAGAGTAATTCCTATAAAACATGAAGTTCCATTAAGAAAATTTCAAAGAAAAGTTATTATGATGGTAGGACCAACAGGAGTTGGAAAAACTACAACTATCTCAAAATTAGCTGCTAGGTATGCTTATAAATTAGGACAAAATTATAAAGTTGGAGTTATAACTTTGGATTCTTATAGAGTTGGTGCAATAGAACAACTTCAAGCATATACAAATATTATGAGACTTCCTTTAGAGATAGTAAGAAACCCAGAAGATTTCTCAGAAGCACTTTTAAGATTAAAAGATTGTAACTATATTTTTATAGATACAGCAGGTTCAAGTCAATATGATATTGATAAAATTGAACTTATAAATGAGTATCAAAAAAGAGTAGAAGAGTTGAATATTGAAAAAATACTGGTGCTTCCTGCAAATGTAAAATATAGTGATTTATTAGAGATTTATAAAACTTATACAAGATTGGGAATTGATTATTTGACATTTACAAAGCTTGATGAAACGAAAAGTTTTGGTAATTTAATCTCATTTTCACATAAAACAAAAAAATCTATTACATATTTTTCTATTGGGCAAAATGTTCCTGATGATTTAATAGTATCTGATTCAAATTTTTTGATAGATTGTTTTATGAATAATAGATGTATAAGAAGATAG
- a CDS encoding P-loop NTPase, producing MYNNISLQASKLVELANRVKKNSYKTKIVTITSGKGGVGKSTITSNLAILLSKKGYKVAVLDADIGLANLQVLFDVKPQNSFFDYIEGKCSLQQTITKTPYENIYLFAGISSFEYSSFKNSFVFSNFVKDILSLDSFDFLLVDTGAGLNDYVKEFLAISDNILAITSTDPSALTDVYALMKMLSLNKRKLMLCFNHTKNYQIGENICNSLITLAKKNSLKSDFMVKYLGNISSCSNIATTSRLRKVFVNEFRNDEISLQMELVLRNLLLNIE from the coding sequence TTGTATAATAATATCTCATTACAAGCAAGTAAGCTTGTAGAATTGGCTAATAGAGTAAAAAAAAACTCTTATAAGACAAAAATAGTAACAATAACTTCTGGAAAAGGTGGAGTTGGGAAATCTACAATTACATCAAATTTAGCAATATTACTTAGTAAAAAGGGGTATAAAGTTGCTGTTTTAGATGCTGATATTGGTTTAGCAAATTTACAAGTTTTATTTGATGTAAAACCACAAAATAGTTTTTTTGACTATATCGAGGGAAAGTGTTCTTTACAGCAGACTATTACAAAAACTCCTTATGAAAATATCTATTTATTTGCTGGAATTAGCTCATTTGAATATAGTTCTTTTAAAAATAGTTTTGTTTTCTCAAATTTTGTAAAAGATATTTTATCTTTAGATAGTTTTGATTTTTTATTGGTTGATACAGGGGCTGGATTAAATGATTATGTAAAAGAGTTTTTAGCGATTTCTGATAATATTTTGGCTATTACTTCAACAGATCCAAGTGCTTTAACAGATGTTTATGCTTTAATGAAAATGCTCTCTTTAAATAAAAGAAAGTTAATGCTATGTTTTAATCATACAAAAAACTATCAAATAGGAGAGAATATTTGTAACTCTCTAATAACTTTAGCAAAAAAAAATAGTTTAAAATCAGATTTTATGGTAAAATATTTAGGAAATATTTCAAGTTGTTCAAATATTGCAACAACAAGTAGGCTTAGAAAAGTATTTGTAAATGAGTTTAGAAATGATGAAATTAGTTTACAAATGGAATTAGTGCTTAGAAATTTATTATTAAATATTGAATGA
- the fliE gene encoding flagellar hook-basal body complex protein FliE, giving the protein MNISSIINSLNDVKLDQANKISEPISSNSKSFQELLNDSLEELNNEQIEGYNAMQGIATGKVTNLQEAVQRIEEAELSLKLALEVKNKAISAYREITRMQI; this is encoded by the coding sequence ATGAATATATCATCAATTATAAACTCTTTAAATGATGTAAAATTAGATCAAGCAAATAAAATAAGTGAACCAATTTCAAGTAATTCAAAATCTTTCCAAGAGTTGTTAAATGACTCACTAGAAGAGCTAAACAATGAACAAATTGAAGGATATAATGCTATGCAAGGAATAGCAACAGGGAAGGTTACAAATCTTCAAGAAGCTGTTCAGAGAATTGAAGAAGCAGAACTTTCTTTAAAACTTGCACTAGAAGTTAAAAATAAAGCAATAAGTGCATATAGAGAAATTACAAGAATGCAAATTTAG
- the flgC gene encoding flagellar basal body rod protein FlgC, whose translation MGFFDGYNVSSSGMTAQRTRINVVSANIANAKTTHTQEGGPYKKQQVVFHDILLANSKQKTNSNDVETTNNKSSDISLRGVGVKSIIESDAKPVLRYDPTHPDANENGYVAYPDINPVIEMVDLIEAMRSYEANVSAFNTHKAIDSKTLEILNS comes from the coding sequence ATGGGTTTTTTTGATGGATATAATGTTTCAAGCTCAGGAATGACGGCTCAAAGAACAAGAATAAATGTAGTAAGTGCAAATATTGCAAATGCAAAAACAACACATACACAAGAGGGTGGTCCATATAAAAAACAACAAGTTGTTTTTCATGATATTTTACTTGCTAACTCTAAACAAAAAACAAATTCAAATGATGTTGAAACTACAAATAATAAAAGTTCAGATATATCTTTAAGAGGTGTAGGTGTTAAATCTATTATTGAAAGTGATGCAAAACCAGTTTTAAGATATGACCCAACTCATCCAGATGCAAATGAAAATGGTTATGTTGCATATCCAGATATAAATCCTGTTATTGAAATGGTTGATTTAATAGAAGCTATGAGATCTTATGAAGCAAATGTTAGTGCTTTTAATACTCATAAAGCAATTGACTCTAAAACTTTAGAGATATTAAATTCTTAA